The Agromyces mangrovi genome contains a region encoding:
- a CDS encoding M23 family metallopeptidase yields MPEFPLVPDGSETGTTPAASRERPLTRRELREQQRREQEAAEAAAYGFGTPLLDPSRSGAAHGSPEIRSTGQGWSLGGDVDPVESAPTWQPAAAQERAPEPQVERMPPEPAPAPEAPRNWAEAAPTLAPADQPLRRRRDARLPAADGDAAASGPWSLDAPEASAPQPQAAPEPDVSSWFAVDAVEPVADERPTSRRARRAAETPESAEPKRSEFQLSVPERIIHEPRAHEPSAPEPAAPELALPGFPPTRVHDESHAQMQQGRDEQAEHEQADELADAGASPFGDLVFDAPDVVESRETRSPGRGGFLSRLLGGSREREIPERRRGTDRDRNADVPSPDAFGADTPGTDDDLAADLFGFRFDEDDRDDAEPIEHAQPARVFEAEPAFEAERTFEPEPTFEPEPAFAPEPLVEPAPAAAHDVARDPEPASVPQPEADVDLTGSLFAFDEPPARGTASAWSLDDEVADTPAAATPRSHAPTRSVSRAGSASRAAAPARGIARTHPKAKPSREVRRASRRRAAAAKGFSVVAMGFVAMITVATSLPANSLLSAEEVAAAQVAIQHEAGLEPQVIHAHAGDGDSTEFTVDTENYQVATIAEYAAASGIRVENTFTNNPFGTIQWPFPVGVHIGSFYGYRSCAGCTTNHHGIDFNPGYGAEIQAIADGTVSVAQNGGGSLGVVMMIDHVIDGQVVTSVYAHMQYGSMRYQVGDTVKVGDIVGNVGSTGLSTGPHLHFEIRIGGVEGYWVDPLAWLYENTD; encoded by the coding sequence GTGCCCGAGTTCCCCCTCGTGCCGGACGGTTCTGAGACCGGCACCACCCCCGCAGCGTCGCGCGAGCGACCGCTCACGCGACGGGAACTCCGGGAACAGCAGCGCCGTGAGCAGGAGGCGGCCGAGGCAGCCGCGTACGGGTTCGGCACGCCACTGCTCGATCCGTCGCGGTCGGGCGCTGCTCATGGTTCGCCCGAGATCCGGTCGACGGGTCAGGGTTGGAGCCTCGGCGGGGACGTCGATCCGGTGGAGAGTGCGCCGACGTGGCAGCCCGCGGCTGCGCAGGAGCGGGCACCCGAGCCGCAGGTCGAGCGGATGCCCCCTGAGCCGGCGCCCGCTCCCGAAGCGCCGCGGAACTGGGCCGAGGCGGCCCCGACTCTCGCGCCCGCCGACCAGCCGCTGCGACGTCGACGCGACGCACGCCTGCCCGCGGCCGACGGTGACGCGGCCGCATCCGGACCGTGGAGCCTGGACGCTCCCGAGGCGTCGGCGCCCCAGCCGCAGGCGGCGCCTGAGCCGGATGTCTCGTCGTGGTTCGCCGTGGACGCGGTCGAGCCGGTGGCCGACGAGCGGCCGACCAGTCGTCGTGCGCGTCGCGCCGCGGAGACCCCGGAGTCGGCGGAGCCGAAGCGCTCGGAGTTCCAGCTCTCGGTTCCCGAGCGCATCATTCACGAGCCCCGCGCTCACGAGCCCAGCGCTCCCGAGCCCGCAGCGCCCGAGCTCGCGCTGCCCGGCTTCCCGCCGACGCGCGTGCACGACGAATCGCACGCGCAGATGCAGCAGGGGAGGGACGAGCAGGCCGAGCACGAGCAAGCCGACGAGCTCGCGGACGCCGGAGCATCGCCCTTCGGCGACCTCGTCTTCGACGCCCCCGACGTGGTCGAGTCGCGCGAGACGCGGAGCCCGGGTCGGGGTGGCTTCCTCTCCCGCCTGCTGGGCGGATCGCGCGAGCGCGAGATCCCCGAGCGCCGACGCGGCACGGATCGTGACCGCAACGCCGACGTACCGTCGCCCGACGCGTTCGGCGCCGATACCCCCGGAACCGACGACGACCTCGCCGCCGATCTGTTCGGCTTCCGGTTCGACGAGGACGACCGCGACGACGCCGAGCCCATCGAGCACGCGCAGCCCGCGCGGGTATTCGAGGCGGAGCCGGCATTCGAGGCGGAGCGGACGTTCGAGCCCGAGCCGACGTTCGAGCCCGAGCCGGCGTTCGCGCCGGAGCCGCTCGTCGAGCCGGCACCCGCAGCAGCGCACGACGTCGCGCGCGATCCCGAGCCCGCATCCGTGCCGCAGCCGGAGGCCGACGTCGACCTCACCGGCTCGCTCTTCGCATTCGACGAGCCGCCCGCCCGCGGCACCGCGAGCGCCTGGTCGCTCGACGACGAGGTCGCGGACACCCCCGCGGCCGCGACACCTCGCTCGCACGCGCCGACCCGCTCCGTCTCACGCGCGGGCAGCGCCTCGCGCGCGGCCGCACCCGCACGCGGCATCGCGCGCACGCACCCGAAGGCGAAGCCCTCGCGCGAGGTGCGTCGCGCATCCCGCCGCCGCGCCGCCGCGGCGAAGGGCTTCTCGGTCGTCGCGATGGGGTTCGTCGCGATGATCACGGTCGCCACGTCGCTGCCGGCGAACTCGCTGCTCAGCGCCGAGGAGGTCGCCGCCGCGCAGGTCGCGATCCAGCACGAGGCGGGTCTCGAGCCGCAGGTGATCCACGCGCACGCCGGCGACGGCGACTCGACCGAGTTCACGGTCGACACCGAGAACTACCAGGTCGCGACGATCGCCGAGTACGCGGCCGCGTCGGGCATCCGCGTCGAGAACACGTTCACGAACAACCCGTTCGGCACGATCCAGTGGCCGTTCCCGGTGGGCGTGCACATCGGCAGCTTCTACGGCTACCGCAGCTGCGCCGGCTGTACGACGAACCACCACGGCATCGACTTCAACCCGGGCTACGGCGCCGAGATCCAGGCCATCGCCGACGGCACCGTGAGCGTCGCGCAGAACGGCGGCGGCTCGCTCGGCGTCGTCATGATGATCGACCACGTCATCGACGGCCAGGTCGTCACGAGCGTCTACGCACACATGCAGTACGGCTCCATGCGCTACCAGGTCGGCGACACCGTGAAGGTCGGCGACATCGTCGGCAACGTCGGCTCGACCGGCCTCTCGACCGGCCCGCACCTGCACTTCGAGATCCGCATCGGCGGCGTCGAGGGCTACTGGGTCGACCCGCTGGCCTGGCTCTACGAGAACACCGACTAG
- a CDS encoding glycoside hydrolase family 13 protein, protein MIVHTDAARSSRTDPEASDQTPEWWRTAVIYQIYPRSFADADGDGVGDLRGITSRLGALAELGIDAIWLSPFFTSPQKDAGYDVADYCDVDPIFGTLADFDAMQAEAHRLGIRVIVDLVPNHSSDQHRWFQAALAAPAGSPERARYIFRDGKGPDGAEPPNNWQSVFGGPQWTRVTEPDGTPGQWYLHIFDSSQPDFDWTNEEVREEFRRILRFWLDRGVDGFRVDVAHGLIKADGLPDYTPPAEGGSMGGGGAAAALDAEPAHDEIPVADDHDHDGGAPYWGQDGVHEIYRDWRELLDEYPGERILAAEAWVDPLTRIAKWVRPDEMHQAFNFAYLEAAWDAEEQRAVIDASLAAFGDVGAPSTWVLSNHDVVRHASRHALGADSPQGHGIGPKSPGLPDREVGLRRARAATAVMLALPGSAYVYQGEELGLPEVIHLPDDSRQDPTWFRTEGERYGRDGCRVPIPWESNAPSYGFGPADASWLPQPDMWADYARDQQSGDPRSTLELYRSALSLRRSHGLGAGSVEWLPASEGSVLAFRNGDVAVFANIGDEAVPIPAGDVLLASGPVDDGTLPGDTTVWLRAE, encoded by the coding sequence ATGATCGTGCACACCGATGCCGCGCGCTCGTCGCGCACCGACCCCGAGGCATCCGACCAGACCCCCGAGTGGTGGCGCACCGCGGTGATCTACCAGATCTACCCGCGCTCGTTCGCCGATGCGGACGGCGACGGCGTCGGCGACCTCCGCGGCATCACCTCGCGCCTCGGCGCCCTCGCAGAGCTCGGCATCGACGCCATCTGGCTCTCCCCGTTCTTCACCTCGCCGCAGAAGGATGCGGGCTACGACGTCGCCGACTACTGCGACGTCGACCCGATCTTCGGCACGCTCGCCGACTTCGACGCCATGCAGGCCGAGGCGCACCGACTGGGCATCCGGGTCATCGTCGACCTCGTGCCGAACCACTCGTCCGACCAGCACCGGTGGTTCCAGGCCGCGCTCGCCGCGCCCGCCGGCAGCCCGGAGCGCGCCCGCTACATCTTCCGCGACGGCAAGGGACCCGACGGCGCCGAGCCGCCGAACAACTGGCAGTCGGTGTTCGGCGGGCCCCAGTGGACCCGCGTCACCGAGCCCGACGGCACGCCCGGCCAGTGGTACCTGCACATCTTCGACTCGTCGCAGCCCGACTTCGACTGGACCAACGAGGAGGTGCGGGAGGAGTTCCGCCGCATCCTGCGGTTCTGGCTCGACCGCGGCGTCGACGGGTTCCGCGTCGACGTGGCGCACGGCCTCATCAAGGCCGACGGGCTGCCCGACTACACCCCGCCCGCCGAGGGTGGCAGCATGGGCGGCGGCGGCGCGGCGGCCGCGCTCGACGCCGAGCCGGCGCACGACGAGATCCCCGTGGCCGACGACCACGACCACGACGGCGGCGCACCCTACTGGGGCCAGGACGGCGTGCACGAGATCTACCGCGACTGGCGGGAGCTCCTCGACGAGTACCCCGGCGAGCGCATCCTCGCTGCCGAGGCCTGGGTCGACCCGCTCACGCGCATCGCCAAGTGGGTGCGCCCCGACGAGATGCACCAGGCGTTCAACTTCGCCTACCTCGAAGCAGCGTGGGACGCCGAGGAGCAGCGCGCCGTGATCGACGCGTCGCTCGCCGCGTTCGGCGACGTCGGCGCGCCGAGCACGTGGGTGCTCTCGAACCACGACGTCGTGCGCCACGCCTCGCGCCACGCGCTCGGCGCCGACAGCCCGCAGGGCCACGGCATCGGGCCGAAGTCGCCCGGCCTCCCCGACCGCGAGGTCGGCCTGCGCCGCGCCCGTGCCGCGACGGCCGTCATGCTCGCGCTACCCGGCTCGGCCTACGTGTACCAGGGCGAGGAGCTCGGACTGCCCGAGGTCATCCACCTGCCGGACGACTCCCGGCAGGACCCGACCTGGTTCCGCACCGAGGGCGAGCGCTACGGCCGCGACGGCTGCCGCGTGCCCATCCCGTGGGAGTCGAACGCTCCCTCGTACGGCTTCGGGCCGGCGGATGCCTCGTGGCTGCCGCAGCCCGACATGTGGGCCGACTACGCGCGCGACCAGCAGTCGGGCGACCCCCGATCGACCCTCGAGCTGTACCGCTCGGCGCTGTCGCTGCGCCGCTCGCACGGGCTCGGCGCCGGCTCGGTCGAGTGGCTCCCGGCGTCGGAGGGATCCGTGCTCGCGTTCCGCAACGGCGACGTCGCGGTGTTCGCGAACATCGGCGACGAGGCGGTGCCGATTCCCGCGGGAGACGTGCTGCTCGCGTCCGGCCCCGTCGACGACGGCACGTTGCCCGGCGACACGACCGTGTGGCTGCGGGCGGAGTAG
- a CDS encoding sugar ABC transporter substrate-binding protein → MKVNKKGLLAGGAIAIGATLVLAGCAGNDTETEESAAAEGGSLTVWVDSERVDALQGAADAYTEETGITVDLVGKDNSTIKDDFIQQVPTGEGPDITMGAHDWLGELSTNGVVAPLELGDSADGYLPVAINAATYDGTVYMLPYAVENIAVLRNADIVPEAVGSFDEMIAAGEEAGLDQPFVVEQGAEGNPYHLYPFQTAFGAPVFGSDENGYNADDLQLGNEGGQEFAAWLASEGKNGTGNFNTDIDGDIAKQSFLDGTAAFWLTGPWNVGSAIDAGVNVAIDPIPSPTSDAAQPFAGVKGFFLSSESENKVAATDFLVNYLGSEDVQLALFEAGNILPALTAAAESASSDAIIEGFATVGQDAVPMPAIPAMGSVWQYWGIAEASIINGEDPSATWTKLAEDVQSAIDG, encoded by the coding sequence ATGAAGGTGAACAAGAAGGGCCTCCTGGCCGGTGGGGCGATCGCCATTGGCGCGACGCTCGTGCTGGCGGGCTGCGCCGGCAACGACACCGAGACCGAGGAGAGCGCTGCCGCCGAGGGCGGTTCGCTCACCGTCTGGGTCGACTCCGAGCGAGTCGACGCCCTGCAGGGTGCGGCGGACGCCTACACCGAGGAGACCGGCATCACGGTCGACCTCGTGGGCAAGGACAACAGCACCATCAAGGACGACTTCATCCAGCAGGTGCCGACGGGCGAGGGCCCCGACATCACCATGGGTGCGCACGACTGGCTGGGCGAGCTCTCGACCAACGGCGTCGTGGCTCCGCTCGAGCTGGGCGACTCGGCCGACGGCTACCTCCCGGTCGCCATCAACGCCGCCACCTACGACGGCACCGTCTACATGCTCCCGTACGCGGTCGAGAACATCGCCGTGCTGCGCAACGCCGACATCGTCCCCGAGGCGGTCGGCAGCTTCGACGAGATGATCGCCGCCGGTGAAGAGGCCGGCCTCGACCAGCCGTTCGTCGTGGAGCAGGGTGCCGAGGGCAACCCGTACCACCTCTACCCGTTCCAGACCGCGTTCGGCGCCCCGGTGTTCGGCAGCGACGAGAACGGCTACAACGCCGACGACCTGCAGCTCGGCAACGAGGGCGGCCAGGAGTTCGCGGCCTGGCTCGCGAGCGAGGGCAAGAACGGCACCGGCAACTTCAACACCGACATCGACGGCGACATCGCCAAGCAGTCGTTCCTCGACGGCACGGCCGCCTTCTGGCTGACCGGCCCGTGGAACGTCGGCAGCGCGATCGACGCCGGCGTGAACGTCGCGATCGACCCGATCCCCAGCCCGACCTCCGACGCGGCCCAGCCGTTCGCGGGCGTCAAGGGCTTCTTCCTCTCCTCGGAGAGCGAGAACAAGGTCGCCGCGACCGACTTCCTCGTGAACTACCTCGGCTCGGAGGACGTGCAGCTCGCGCTGTTCGAGGCCGGCAACATCCTCCCGGCGCTCACCGCCGCCGCCGAGTCGGCGTCGAGCGACGCGATCATCGAGGGCTTCGCGACCGTCGGCCAGGACGCCGTGCCGATGCCGGCCATCCCGGCCATGGGCTCGGTCTGGCAGTACTGGGGCATCGCCGAGGCGAGCATCATCAACGGCGAGGACCCGTCCGCGACGTGGACCAAGCTCGCCGAGGACGTGCAGTCGGCGATCGACGGCTAG
- a CDS encoding ABC transporter permease subunit yields the protein MTTTTDEGVERAERASGTPPEKPTKRQRQAAGIADQASGGIGVLLVKILALGIVDAIALYALFILVVNAEWLIAGIVAAVAIFVNWVYFSRKRLPAKYLTPGVIFLAVFQIFVLAYTSYVGFTNYGTGHNGSKEQAVGALMSAALDRVPDSPTYPVAVVDRLGELSLVVTGPNGGVFIGGEERPLEPASGAQMEGGVAVGVDGYTTLSFQEIVSRTDEITELAVPFSDDPNEGALRTPDGRSAYQYTSSLEYDEAAGTMTNLDTGVVYTDIGTGAFTSEAGEELLPGWQITVGFDNYLKALTDTRLSGPLAYVTTWTFAFALISVASTFFLGLFLAIVFNDMRMRGRKLYRTVLILPYAVPSFLSALVWAGMMNESFGFINQVLLGGASVPWLTDPVMAKVSVLLVNLWLGFPYMFLVCTGALQSIPDDIVEAATVDGAKPWGIFRLIKLPLLLVTVAPLLIASFAFNFNNFNIIYMLTNGGPRDTGAPIPVGFTDILITMVYKVAFTGQMRDYGLASAYSILIFIVVAVISIIAFRRTKALEELN from the coding sequence ATGACCACCACGACCGACGAGGGCGTCGAGCGCGCGGAACGCGCGTCGGGCACGCCGCCCGAGAAGCCCACGAAGCGGCAGCGACAGGCGGCCGGCATCGCCGACCAGGCATCCGGCGGAATCGGCGTGCTGCTGGTGAAGATACTCGCGCTCGGCATCGTCGACGCGATCGCGCTGTACGCGCTGTTCATCCTCGTCGTGAACGCCGAGTGGCTGATCGCCGGCATCGTCGCCGCGGTCGCGATCTTCGTCAACTGGGTCTACTTCTCCCGCAAGCGGCTACCGGCGAAGTACCTGACGCCCGGCGTCATCTTCCTCGCCGTCTTCCAGATCTTCGTGCTGGCGTACACGAGCTACGTCGGCTTCACCAACTACGGCACCGGCCACAACGGCTCCAAGGAGCAGGCCGTCGGCGCGCTCATGAGTGCCGCGCTCGACCGCGTGCCCGACTCGCCCACCTACCCCGTCGCGGTCGTCGACCGGCTCGGCGAGCTGTCGCTCGTGGTCACCGGCCCGAACGGCGGCGTGTTCATCGGCGGCGAGGAGCGACCGCTCGAACCGGCATCCGGCGCCCAGATGGAGGGCGGCGTCGCCGTCGGCGTCGACGGGTACACGACGCTGAGCTTCCAGGAGATCGTGTCGCGCACCGACGAGATCACCGAGCTCGCGGTGCCGTTCTCCGACGACCCGAACGAGGGCGCACTGCGCACCCCCGACGGTCGCAGCGCCTACCAGTACACGTCGTCGCTGGAGTACGACGAGGCCGCCGGCACCATGACGAACCTCGACACCGGCGTCGTCTACACCGACATCGGCACGGGCGCGTTCACCTCCGAGGCGGGTGAGGAGCTGCTGCCCGGTTGGCAGATCACGGTCGGCTTCGACAACTACCTGAAGGCGCTGACCGACACGCGCCTCTCGGGCCCGCTGGCCTACGTGACGACGTGGACGTTCGCGTTCGCGCTCATCTCGGTGGCATCCACCTTCTTCCTGGGGCTGTTCCTCGCGATCGTCTTCAACGACATGCGGATGCGGGGGCGCAAGCTCTACCGCACCGTGTTGATCCTCCCGTACGCCGTGCCCTCGTTCCTGTCGGCACTCGTCTGGGCGGGCATGATGAACGAGAGCTTCGGCTTCATCAACCAGGTCCTGCTCGGCGGGGCATCCGTGCCGTGGCTCACCGACCCGGTCATGGCGAAGGTCAGCGTGCTGCTGGTGAACCTGTGGCTCGGGTTCCCCTACATGTTCCTGGTCTGCACGGGCGCGCTGCAGTCGATACCCGACGACATCGTCGAGGCGGCGACGGTCGACGGCGCGAAGCCGTGGGGCATCTTCCGGCTCATCAAGCTCCCGCTGCTGCTCGTGACGGTCGCGCCGCTCCTGATCGCGTCGTTCGCGTTCAACTTCAACAACTTCAACATCATCTACATGCTCACCAACGGCGGGCCGCGCGACACCGGGGCGCCGATCCCGGTCGGGTTCACCGACATCCTCATCACGATGGTCTACAAGGTGGCGTTCACCGGGCAGATGCGCGACTACGGACTGGCGAGCGCGTACTCGATCCTCATCTTCATCGTGGTCGCGGTGATCTCGATCATCGCGTTCCGACGCACCAAGGCACTCGAGGAGCTGAACTGA
- a CDS encoding sugar ABC transporter permease → MTTQRPGEAGSTGGSDASGGGPRDTAGIPRRRPFRFDRWFLATGWRHVVGIIITAFALLPLLFVFSASLNPQGTLTGSNALFSAIGLDSYVRILTDPQVPYATWFANTLIIASITAVATVFLGALAAYSFSRMRFTGRRFGLITIVVIQMFPQLLAVVAIFLLMSWIGDLFPAIGLNTRIGLIMVYLGGALGVNTYLMYGFFNTVPASIDEAAKIDGAGHARIFFTMILRLAAPILAVVALLSFITSVNEFVVASVLLIDTDQQTLAVGLTKLVSNPRYADWSAFSAGAVMAALPVVALFLFLQKYIVSGLTAGSVK, encoded by the coding sequence ATGACCACGCAGCGACCCGGTGAGGCGGGCTCGACGGGCGGTTCGGATGCCTCCGGCGGAGGTCCGCGCGACACCGCGGGCATTCCGCGGCGACGTCCCTTCCGCTTCGACCGGTGGTTCCTCGCGACCGGGTGGCGGCACGTGGTCGGCATCATCATCACGGCGTTCGCGCTGCTGCCGCTGCTGTTCGTGTTCTCGGCGTCGCTGAACCCGCAGGGAACCCTGACCGGGTCGAACGCGCTGTTCTCGGCGATCGGGCTCGACAGCTACGTGCGCATCCTCACCGACCCGCAGGTGCCGTACGCCACGTGGTTCGCCAACACGCTGATCATCGCGAGCATCACCGCGGTGGCCACCGTGTTCCTGGGGGCGCTCGCCGCGTATTCCTTCTCGCGCATGCGGTTCACCGGCCGCCGGTTCGGGCTGATCACGATCGTGGTCATCCAGATGTTCCCGCAGCTGCTCGCGGTGGTCGCGATCTTCCTGCTCATGAGCTGGATCGGCGACCTGTTCCCCGCGATCGGCCTGAACACGCGGATCGGCCTGATCATGGTCTACCTCGGCGGTGCGCTCGGCGTGAACACGTACCTCATGTACGGCTTCTTCAACACGGTGCCGGCGTCGATCGACGAGGCCGCGAAGATCGACGGCGCCGGGCACGCGCGCATCTTCTTCACGATGATCCTGCGCCTGGCCGCGCCCATTCTCGCGGTGGTCGCGCTGCTGTCGTTCATCACGTCGGTGAACGAGTTCGTGGTCGCGAGCGTGCTGCTCATCGACACCGACCAGCAGACGCTGGCGGTCGGACTCACGAAGCTCGTCTCGAACCCGCGTTACGCCGACTGGAGTGCGTTCTCGGCGGGAGCCGTGATGGCGGCGCTGCCGGTGGTCGCGCTGTTCCTGTTCCTGCAGAAGTACATCGTGAGCGGGCTGACGGCGGGCAGCGTCAAGTAG
- a CDS encoding NUDIX hydrolase, with amino-acid sequence MTDHAFTTLADDIEAALEAWHPLDPAQAALRDRYLAFVGEHRAGAMRRDGGPEHLTASAFVFSPDLRNVLLCYHRKGQFWVQVGGHVEAEDTTVAAGALREAREESGLHELEPLRARPVDVHRHELSSRFGHCTAHWDVGYAFTTASDATPIVSDESDDVRWWPVDALPAETPHDFPERLAGVLAELARATTT; translated from the coding sequence GTGACCGACCACGCCTTCACGACGCTCGCCGATGACATCGAGGCTGCACTGGAAGCGTGGCATCCGCTCGACCCCGCCCAGGCGGCACTGCGCGACCGCTACCTCGCGTTCGTCGGCGAGCACCGCGCCGGCGCCATGCGCCGCGACGGCGGCCCGGAGCACCTCACCGCGAGCGCGTTCGTGTTCTCGCCCGACCTCCGCAACGTGCTCCTCTGCTACCACCGCAAGGGGCAGTTCTGGGTGCAGGTCGGCGGCCACGTCGAGGCCGAGGACACGACCGTCGCCGCAGGTGCGCTCCGGGAGGCGCGCGAGGAGAGCGGCCTCCACGAGCTCGAGCCCCTGCGCGCACGCCCGGTCGACGTGCACCGCCACGAACTCAGTTCGCGGTTCGGCCACTGCACCGCCCACTGGGACGTCGGCTACGCCTTCACGACCGCAAGCGACGCCACCCCCATCGTGAGCGATGAGAGCGACGACGTGCGCTGGTGGCCAGTCGACGCGCTCCCGGCGGAGACCCCGCACGACTTCCCCGAGCGACTCGCCGGCGTGCTCGCGGAGCTGGCGCGGGCGACCACGACCTGA
- a CDS encoding HNH endonuclease signature motif containing protein encodes MEEADEPGRERPTPFAARSVSFLELLLAESLARSRRGYYESPVRLVFERGSSSWRADAAEPAAPPRASVTVQPELPLTWAAPYAAGDSPNSNTETDTNTGAATSAATCADPDTCADSATLDSDPFDSDPFDALTPDRALDRLVAIEAEIAALQAERAEVLADLAADADERAAVTAAAADRAPRPEHRVRELERRSLVAEVACALRLPERSAERLIDEGESLTLDLSATLESLRSGTISYRHAQRMIDHALSLPARTRPEFESVALPLAARLTPARFDARARRLRERMHPDSIAERTRRAIDDRTVSLEPARDGMAWLHALLPAAPAAEAFARVRAAAASLARPDGEQRTESQLRADVLSDLLTGRADDLQEGTHEPGVAGAVNTPSAARFARTRPTVFVTVPVMTLLGATDEPGELHGVGPIDADTARELAGRAPSFIRILTHPETGARLSIGRDRYAVPSDLRAALVTRDETCRFPGCGRAAEQCEVDHVTDWAHGGRTDATNLAMVCPKHHHLKHETGWSSAPGPDPGTIEWRSPPGAATRATRRHSTRRHRARRSPTSRRSDRGLGRLVAFPVRSRGDRPRLHDARR; translated from the coding sequence ATGGAGGAAGCGGACGAGCCCGGGCGCGAGCGGCCGACGCCGTTCGCCGCGCGCTCGGTATCGTTCCTCGAGCTGCTGCTCGCCGAGTCGCTCGCGCGCTCGCGCCGCGGGTACTACGAGTCGCCGGTGCGGCTGGTCTTCGAGCGCGGGTCGTCGAGTTGGCGAGCGGATGCCGCTGAGCCGGCCGCGCCGCCCCGCGCATCCGTCACCGTCCAGCCCGAGCTCCCGCTCACTTGGGCGGCGCCGTACGCCGCCGGCGACTCGCCGAACTCGAACACCGAGACCGACACCAACACCGGGGCCGCCACCAGCGCCGCCACCTGTGCCGATCCCGATACCTGCGCCGACTCCGCCACTCTCGACTCCGACCCGTTCGACTCCGACCCGTTCGACGCTTTGACGCCAGATCGCGCGCTCGACCGACTCGTCGCGATCGAGGCGGAGATCGCCGCGCTGCAGGCGGAGCGTGCAGAGGTACTCGCCGACCTCGCGGCCGACGCCGACGAGCGCGCTGCGGTCACCGCCGCTGCCGCGGACCGGGCGCCGCGACCCGAGCACCGCGTGCGCGAACTCGAACGACGTTCGCTGGTCGCCGAAGTCGCGTGCGCGCTCCGCCTCCCGGAACGCTCGGCCGAGCGGCTCATCGACGAGGGCGAATCGCTCACGCTCGACCTCTCGGCGACGCTCGAATCGCTTCGGTCCGGCACCATCTCCTACCGCCACGCGCAGCGGATGATCGACCACGCGCTGAGCCTGCCCGCCCGGACCCGCCCTGAGTTCGAGTCGGTGGCGCTCCCCCTCGCGGCTCGACTCACGCCGGCGCGCTTCGACGCTCGTGCGCGTCGCCTGCGGGAGCGGATGCATCCCGACTCGATCGCCGAGCGCACCCGTCGCGCCATCGACGACCGCACGGTGTCGCTCGAACCCGCTCGCGACGGCATGGCGTGGCTGCATGCGCTGCTCCCCGCCGCGCCCGCGGCCGAGGCGTTCGCCCGCGTGCGCGCCGCGGCCGCCAGCCTCGCCCGCCCCGACGGAGAGCAGCGCACCGAGTCGCAGCTGCGTGCCGACGTGCTGAGCGATCTGCTCACCGGCCGGGCGGATGATCTGCAGGAGGGTACCCACGAGCCCGGCGTCGCCGGCGCCGTGAACACCCCGAGTGCTGCGCGGTTCGCGCGCACCCGGCCCACGGTGTTCGTGACGGTACCGGTCATGACGCTGCTCGGCGCCACCGACGAGCCGGGCGAGCTGCACGGCGTCGGCCCGATCGATGCCGACACTGCGCGCGAGCTCGCGGGTCGGGCGCCGAGCTTCATCCGCATCCTGACCCACCCCGAGACGGGAGCGCGCCTCTCGATCGGACGCGACCGCTACGCGGTGCCGTCCGACCTGCGCGCGGCGCTCGTCACGCGCGACGAGACCTGCCGCTTCCCCGGCTGCGGCCGCGCCGCCGAGCAGTGCGAGGTCGACCACGTCACCGACTGGGCGCACGGCGGACGCACCGACGCGACGAACCTCGCGATGGTCTGCCCGAAGCATCATCACCTGAAACACGAGACCGGCTGGAGTTCCGCTCCGGGACCGGACCCCGGCACGATCGAGTGGCGCTCCCCGCCGGGCGCCGCTACTCGAGCGACCCGCCGGCACAGCACCCGCCGGCACAGGGCCCGCCGCTCCCCGACGAGCCGCCGTTCTGATCGTGGGCTCGGTCGACTCGTCGCATTCCCAGTACGCTCGCGGGGTGACCGACCACGCCTTCACGACGCTCGCCGATGA
- a CDS encoding ester cyclase, giving the protein MESAELIETFYSRLWNLWDDDAVDVVLAPDFVFRGSLGLETRGRDGWRTYRDLVRTGSGDFANEIVTLVVAGDEAAARLRYTGTHTGDLVGLPATGRRFEYSGAAFFTVEQGRLASAWVLGDLHGLRAQLAR; this is encoded by the coding sequence ATGGAGTCTGCCGAACTGATCGAGACCTTCTATTCGCGCCTCTGGAACCTCTGGGACGACGACGCCGTCGACGTCGTACTCGCCCCCGACTTCGTCTTCCGCGGATCCCTCGGCCTCGAGACGAGGGGACGCGACGGCTGGCGCACCTACCGCGATCTCGTCCGTACGGGCTCCGGCGACTTCGCCAACGAGATCGTGACCCTCGTCGTGGCGGGTGACGAGGCCGCTGCGCGCCTCCGATACACAGGCACCCACACGGGCGACTTGGTCGGGCTGCCCGCTACCGGGCGGCGCTTCGAGTACTCGGGGGCGGCGTTCTTCACCGTCGAGCAGGGGCGCCTCGCGAGTGCGTGGGTGCTGGGCGACCTGCACGGGCTGCGGGCGCAGTTGGCGCGATGA